In a single window of the Papaver somniferum cultivar HN1 chromosome 8, ASM357369v1, whole genome shotgun sequence genome:
- the LOC113302357 gene encoding peptidyl-prolyl cis-trans isomerase FKBP43-like, with product MISLGVELEPGKPYTHSYNSSLGRLRISQAILDPFSPNSGYVAVHCIVGNKSPVLICLLRGGTNNESCMLDIELEEKEENVVLANRGNISVHLSGFYSKNNGQSAGNGTVGNHGASSTSQAARVKTEFNSLELGRDPEYKDMEINGRLVRRMASDLVIENIRRRRMASDLVIENIRTSGNSNYNIAYHGCKVQVLYFGQIKRTGHVFESNYGSCAKCFTLGEGDVIKGLEDGINGQKTLKD from the exons ATGATATCACTAG GAGTCGAACTAGAACCAGGGAAACCTTACACCCATAGCTACAATAGCTCTCTAGGAAGGCTTCGTATTTCTCAG GCAATTTTGGACCCTTTTAGTCCTAACAGTGGGTATGTTGCTGTTCACTGTATAGTAGGGAACAAGAGTCCTGTATTGATATGCTTATTGCGCGGTGGTACCAATAATGAATCATGTATGTTGGATATTGAATTGGAGGAGAAGGAAGAGAATGTCGTTCTTGCAAATCGTGGCAATATCAGTGTGCATTTAAGTGGTTTTTATAGTAAGAATAATGGTCAATCTGCTGGAAATG GAACAGTGGGAAACCATGGAGCTAGTTCTACATCTCAAGCTGCTCGTGTGAAAAC TGAGTTTAATTCATTGGAGCTGGGCAGAGATCCTGAATACAAGGACATGGAAATAAACGGGCGTCTCGTAAGAAGAATGGCCAGTGATTTGGTTATTGAAAACATACGAAGGAGAAGAATGGCCAGTGATTTGGTTATTGAAAACATACGAACGAGCGGGAACTCCAATTACAATATAGCTTATCATGGGTGTAAA GTGCAAGTCCTTTACTTTGGTCAAATAAAGAGAACCGGTCATGTCTTTGAATCAAATTATGGCAGTTGTGCTAAATGTTTCACATTGG GTGAAGGAGATGTTATAAAAGGATTGGAGGATGGGATTAATGGTCAAAAAACTCTAAAGGATTGA